Below is a window of Brachyspira hampsonii DNA.
AAAGGAAGTTGTCAGCTATTTCTTAGCGAGTTTATCACTAGCAACAATAATAAATTAAATATATTTGCTTGCTTCTTTTATACTTAGATTAGCCATGTTGTCTTTATGCTTTTCTATAAAGTCTCTTACCCAATTAGCATTGGTTTTGCTGTAATCTCTTAATGCCAAGCCTATTGCTTTGTTTATAAAAAACTCTTTATTGTTTAAATTGTTTATTATAATTTTCTCTAATAATTCTCTATTTGTTTTTTCTTTTCTTGAAAGCTGATGATCTATAGATATTCTTCTAAGCCAAATATTATCAGATAAAGACCATTCTAAAAGTATATTATTAACTGTTTCATCTTTTAAAGCAATATCACCGATAATTCTGTCCAAAAAATCTATAGTATCCCACCATGATTTTGTGAGGGCATATTCTTTTAGCTTTTCTATATGAGTTTTATTTAAATATTTATTTTTTAAAATAATATAATCTATTGCCGCATACTGAAATTCTCTGTATTTATTTTTATAACATTTGTCTGTGAAGTCAAAATCAATATATTCTTTTTCATCTTTTGAAATTGTTTTAAATACTTTTTTCTGAGCTTCTTTTCTATCTTTTGAATGAATACCTAAAAACTCAAAATTATTTTTCATGTATTTAGCCATTGAAGCAGC
It encodes the following:
- a CDS encoding DNA alkylation repair protein, whose protein sequence is MNDLYNKLSKEFEILKNNKEAASMAKYMKNNFEFLGIHSKDRKEAQKKVFKTISKDEKEYIDFDFTDKCYKNKYREFQYAAIDYIILKNKYLNKTHIEKLKEYALTKSWWDTIDFLDRIIGDIALKDETVNNILLEWSLSDNIWLRRISIDHQLSRKEKTNRELLEKIIINNLNNKEFFINKAIGLALRDYSKTNANWVRDFIEKHKDNMANLSIKEASKYI